In Synergistaceae bacterium, the sequence AGCCGGTTTTTTCGTCTTCGCGAGCTCCTGGGTCAGCACGCCGAGACCCAGCGGGTTCATGTAAAAGGCGTGCCAGTATCCATCCGGATCCTTGAAAAAGGGTGCGAGATTTTTCACTTCTTTGGGGATATAAGACTGCGTGAGGTCCTGCTCTTTGGCCAAAACGTGATTTTCGGCGGGCGCGCCGAACCAGACGTCCGCCTGAGGCTCGGCTTTTTCGGATTCGATGCGGCTCATTGCCGGTCCGGAGGAAAGGAATACCGCCTCCACCTCGACGCCCGTCGCTCGGGTGAAGGCGGCGAGAATCGCTCTGCCGTTTTCCTCGTCGACGCTGGAGTACACAGTCAGCGGAGCGGCGAAGGCCGTCGTCGAAAGCATCAGCAGCGCCCATACGACAAGTCCTTTCAACACGAAAACCTTTTTCATGTTCGTCCCCTCCTCTGCTTTGTACGACTCAATATGTGACGTTATAAAGAAGTGAATAATAAACAAAGGTATTGTAACACGTCGTCCGCCTGCGGCAAAGCCCCGTGAGAGACCAGTTTCACCCTTTAGATGCCTGTTCTTTTGATAAATTCGTCCCCGATGGCTGCCAGCTCCGTTTTAATCGTTTTGGGAATCGGCAGATTGATGGGTGAAAGAACCGCCGGAATGCACATTTCCTGAGCGGCCTGAAAAAATGTGGGGTTATCCTGAATATATGTCTCGAATAAAGGCTGTTTATCTTTTTTGAGCTGCGCGACGACTTTTGACTGGGCCTTTATGAGGGTTGTGCCCTTTGCATAAGAAACCATCACCGGCAATACTCCTATGTTTTGAGGGTTGATTGCCTCGTTTTTCCCCTCACTGACCTGCTGGCAGCAGGAATTGTACTCTTCGATGAAGGAAGAGGCGTTCTTTTTTGTAAGCAGATCCAGTCCGCTTAAGGAAAACTGATCCAGCTGGACGGGAACGACATAGTAATCGCTCGCGGCAAATGCGGCTTTTGTTACGATATTGAAGCTGGAAGGACAGTCAATGAGCACAAGGTCATAAGTTTCGTCTCTTTTCATATTATCCAGAGCATTTTTTATGTATCCAAACACGGTCAGGAAATTCTCGGCGGACTGCTCCGTCCCGGACTCTCCCAGCCTCTGCGCCAGAGAGATGTCAAG encodes:
- a CDS encoding AAA family ATPase, whose translation is MKVVSVINNKGGVGKTTVTANLGSYAASRNRRVLMIDVDPQTNLTFSFMSDYEWKTRCANKTMLQFLSPIINNGPSVALESLVTNISLFSTQVKFDLICSHSGLVNLDISLAQRLGESGTEQSAENFLTVFGYIKNALDNMKRDETYDLVLIDCPSSFNIVTKAAFAASDYYVVPVQLDQFSLSGLDLLTKKNASSFIEEYNSCCQQVSEGKNEAINPQNIGVLPVMVSYAKGTTLIKAQSKVVAQLKKDKQPLFETYIQDNPTFFQAAQEMCIPAVLSPINLPIPKTIKTELAAIGDEFIKRTGI